In Streptomyces sp. 840.1, one DNA window encodes the following:
- a CDS encoding NarK/NasA family nitrate transporter — protein MAGRWIEQWEPEDETFWREKGERIARRNLWFSVLSEHIGFSIWTLWSVMVLFMGPEYGVDPAGKFFLISTATLVGAVVRVPYTFAVARFGGRNWTVFSAFALLVPTVAAWVVMEPGTSYTTFLVVAALTGIGGGNFASSMTNINAFFPLREKGWALGLNAGGGNVGVPVVQLAGLLVIGTAGAAHPRIVLGAYIPLIVVAALCAAHFMDNLAPVQNDTGAAGKAVRDPHTWIMAVLYIGTFGSFIGYSFAFGLVLQTQFGRTPLEAASLTFIGPLLGSLIRPVGGRLADRYGGARITMGNFVAMAVATGVVVYASGTKSLPVFLTGFTALFVLSGLGNGSTYKMIPGIFHAKAIALGLRGEQAAAHGRRLSGAAMGLIGAVGALGGLAINLAFRQSFQTAGTGTAAFWSFLAFYGVCSVLTWAVYLRPTAPLPAKPQLSYAEV, from the coding sequence ATGGCTGGCCGTTGGATCGAGCAGTGGGAACCGGAGGACGAGACGTTCTGGCGGGAGAAGGGCGAGCGGATCGCCCGCCGGAATCTGTGGTTCTCCGTCCTCTCCGAGCACATCGGTTTCTCCATCTGGACCCTGTGGTCGGTGATGGTCCTGTTCATGGGACCGGAGTACGGGGTGGACCCGGCCGGGAAGTTCTTCCTGATCTCGACCGCGACACTGGTCGGCGCGGTCGTGCGGGTGCCGTACACCTTCGCGGTGGCCCGGTTCGGCGGCCGTAACTGGACCGTGTTCAGCGCGTTCGCCCTGCTGGTGCCGACCGTCGCCGCCTGGGTGGTGATGGAGCCCGGGACCTCGTACACCACGTTCCTGGTGGTAGCGGCACTGACCGGTATCGGCGGCGGCAACTTCGCCTCCTCGATGACGAACATCAACGCCTTCTTCCCGCTGCGCGAGAAGGGCTGGGCGCTCGGGCTCAACGCGGGCGGCGGCAACGTCGGGGTGCCCGTCGTACAGCTCGCCGGGCTGCTGGTGATCGGGACGGCGGGTGCCGCGCATCCGAGGATCGTGCTCGGCGCGTACATCCCGCTGATCGTCGTCGCCGCGCTGTGCGCCGCGCACTTCATGGACAACCTGGCGCCCGTGCAGAACGACACCGGGGCCGCCGGGAAGGCCGTCCGCGACCCGCACACCTGGATCATGGCGGTGCTCTACATCGGCACCTTCGGCTCCTTCATCGGCTACAGCTTCGCCTTCGGCCTGGTGCTCCAGACCCAGTTCGGCCGGACCCCGCTGGAGGCCGCCTCGCTCACCTTCATCGGCCCGCTGCTCGGCTCCCTGATCCGGCCGGTCGGCGGCCGGCTGGCCGACCGGTACGGCGGCGCCCGCATCACCATGGGGAACTTCGTGGCGATGGCGGTGGCGACCGGCGTCGTCGTATACGCCTCCGGCACAAAGTCGCTGCCCGTCTTCCTGACCGGCTTCACCGCGCTCTTCGTCCTGAGCGGGCTCGGCAACGGCTCGACGTACAAGATGATCCCCGGCATCTTCCACGCCAAGGCGATCGCCCTGGGACTGCGCGGCGAGCAGGCCGCGGCGCACGGGCGGCGGCTGTCCGGGGCGGCCATGGGCCTCATCGGCGCGGTCGGCGCACTCGGCGGGCTGGCCATCAACCTGGCCTTCCGGCAGTCCTTCCAGACCGCGGGCACCGGGACGGCGGCCTTCTGGTCCTTCCTGGCCTTCTACGGGGTGTGCTCCGTGCTCACCTGGGCGGTATACCTTCGCCCCACCGCGCCCCTCCCGGCGAAGCCGCAGCTCAGCTACGCCGAGGTGTGA